DNA sequence from the Cucumis melo cultivar AY chromosome 6, USDA_Cmelo_AY_1.0, whole genome shotgun sequence genome:
AACGGTGGTGGTGGTGGCAGTCTTAGCAACCCGTTTCCGGACCCGTCGGTCGGGTTGCCGTTGTTTAATATGCCGTCGAACATGGCGGGGAATCAAAATCAGCTGGCGGTGGACGGATGGGGCGGAGGGAATTCCGGTGGGAGAGCATCTTATTGAGCTTCAAGATTGGGAAAGAAAAGGTTAGGGAAATTGATAATAATTGTTTGGATTAATATATAtgataattatattttagtGTCTTCAAAACTTTGGTACAAAAAACCCAACTTTTTAGtttgttctctctctctctctctctctctctctctctctctctcttctctcttttttttttcttttccttttgttaGTAACTTTTGTTAATTTTCTGATTTGTAAGAGTGTGTGTTGATTCGATCTAATCTTAGCTATAATTTTGACTCATAACCACTTTCCTTTTTGGGTTTAAGATCGTTAATGACGTTTggtaatttaaatattattttcattaaaaacttcatttatttttaaaattttaagatttaGATATATGAGCCAAACTCATATTCTTCCccttaaagaaaataaaatctaataattaattatatgtgagtaaaaaatatttctcctttggattatattattgttttttttttaaagtctatatatatatatatatattttttttttccctaaatttttgttattacttcaaaaatatctttaacAAGTGAAAAAGATGAGTAAAGAGATAGAAAATAAACTCAACTTCTAGAACCAAAAATTATAAATCATTATCAAATAAAATCTCAACTTATTTgttaacaataacaacaacaaaataataataataataattattattattattatcattatcattataaAAGATAAGACTAGCTGGAAACGTAAGAATATAATGAATTTTAGATAAACATGAAAGTTTCAAGATCATGAAactaattaatataaaaatgtATATAAATAAAACCTTGATTTATTTAGAAGTGTAGACAATTTGGTATGAAGATATATATTGGATAATGGATATATCTAAAATAATTGGAAATaattcattttctatttttattggtttttcacacacacacacacatatatatgatatattgtTCAGAAATCAAgggaaattatatatatattgttcaaatttgaattttgtttatttatttatttattttaaatagaaTGTACTTTAGCTATTTAATTTTAGGGGAAAAATGAATTTCTATTCTTAAATTTGCTTATGcaattttaaacttaaaaataagTACTTAGAAGggtgttcaattttttttctctcttctgaCAGTTTATATATACATGAGTAAGAAATGATTTTCTCCCAATTTTATATAAACCTATCATTTCGTTTTTCTCTTGATTTTCATCAACCGAATTGATAAATCATAATTAAATCATCGATTTTTCTAATAATAATTCACAAACGTAACTTTTGGAaagaaattaacaaaacaatAGAACAGTTAATCACAAGTTTACATTACTCTACATGCATTTGGATTTTCATCGCTAAACAATTGAGGAGCATACACATAGTGAATGAAATAAGGGACattatcatttttattattattctctttaCTTTGAATCTCTGCAACAACAATAGTCGTCTTGTCAGTAGTTGTCGTTGTTGTTGTATCAGATGAAGCTTTTTCTTTTGGCTTCTCTTTTTGATCAGTattactttctttcttcttctccgaTGCTACCGCCGTCGACTTCGATGAATAATCAGTCGATTTCGTATCCACTGTAATATCTACATGTTTTTGTAGCTTATTCTTCAAATAAGATTTGAACTTCTCTGCTTCGATGCTTCCTTCCATTGTTAGGGTTTGAGCTTTTATGTCTGTTTTCACACTATATATTCCTGCCAATACTAAAAATCATCATTGTTGTTCTTCAAAACTGGGAATAATTTTTCGTGAATATTTGCACTAGATCTCATCTGAACTCTTGCCTTTAAGTGTactaaaacataaaagaaaacaagaaaaatataGTATTCGAACTAATTGTTTGATCATGACAAATTTCTATTTGAATCTTTAAACATCATATTCTATATAATAAGTTAACTTAATTTCGAGCTTAAGTCATGATGACCAAAAATGACAG
Encoded proteins:
- the LOC103483396 gene encoding heavy metal-associated isoprenylated plant protein 4; translated protein: MGEKEKVEGIITAIYKLNLHCHQCWRDIKKPLSITQGVQNVEVDMEKNEIRVKGSNLDVLKIQKQIEKLSKKKVELISPKVKPKDKDPPKPTADKPKPTIVNRTITAKVHLHCPKCEQDLKNKLLKHKGIYSVKTDIKAQTLTMEGSIEAEKFKSYLKNKLQKHVDITVDTKSTDYSSKSTAVASEKKKESNTDQKEKPKEKASSDTTTTTTTDKTTIVVAEIQSKENNNKNDNVPYFIHYVYAPQLFSDENPNACRVM